A window of Candidatus Effluviviaceae Genus V sp. genomic DNA:
GACGCCCTCGAACCCGCCGTCGATGACCGCGACCGTCTTGCCTGCGCCGTAGTGCCCCTGTCCGTGCCACCAGTCGGCGCCCGAGAGATGGACCCCCTCGCTGGTGACCGGTCGGCCGTCGCGGACGGCGTCGGTCGTCAGCACCTGATGATCCGTCGGGTAGGCCCTCTCCAGGGACGTCACCCGCAGGACCCCGTCGACGCGCGTCAGGTCGGAGAGCCTGCCGACCGGAACGTCGAGGTCGAGCAGATGGCGGGACTGAACCCGAACGGCTGCACCGAGACCACGGATGGCCGCCATATCGACCGTGTCGGTCGTCCTCCCCTCTTCGAGGAAGACGGTGACCGCGACCTGCCCGTCCGTGAGCTCGAGGCCTCGCAGCGCAGCGAACTCCTCGACCGCGCTCATCCCTCGTGAAAGGCACAGCTGCTCGGCCCGGTCGAGCGCCGTCGTCAGCTTCGGGTTGAGCGGCTTCAGGTTCTGCGTGAGAACGGGAGGAGGCGGACCGGTGTCTCCTCCGGCAGCGCTCGCGCAGCAGACGAGAGCGAACATCAGCACGACGGACACGAGCACGCGGAAAGCAGATGGAGAACGCATCATCGACCCCCGGGGGAACAACCCCTTCAGGCGCGCCGGAGCGCGCCGCGTGACCATTGTCGAACTAATGCAGGTGTCGGTAGAGTATACCGCAGAAACAGAGTCGTTCTCAAGCGCCGCAGTGTGTCCCGCGCGGACGCCGGGTCCCAGCGGGGGCCGCTCTCACACGCTGTGGCCGTAGCCTTCGGCCCCGGGATCGCCGAGAAGCTCCTCCAGCAGACGGAGGGCGAACGCCCTTCCCTCGGCGAGCGTGCTGATCTTGCCGTCGAGCTGAGCCTCGTAGCAGACATCGAGGATCTCTCCGAAGAGCGGCCCCGGCGAATATCCCATCTCGATGAGATGGCGGCCCCGGACGATCGGTTTCGGCGCCGCGTCCCGGACCTCGAGGTCCTCGGCCCGCTCGAGCAGCCAGTCCCCCGCGGGGAACTCGCCCCGCGGCCCCTTCGCGCAGCCGAGTCGGTCCGCGCGGGCGACGCGGACGAGCCGGTCGATGCGGCCCACCCGACGTGCCAGCCTCCGGATGGCCCGGTCGGACGCCGACGCATCGTAGAGGGCCTGTACCTTCATGTGCTCGACGACGAGCGCGACGACCTCCTCGATAAGGTCCCGCTCCCGGGTCATCCTGCTGAGGAGAGCGCGCGTCGGTCGCTCCCCGGCCTCCTCGTGGCCGAAACTGCGGATCCTGTCGTCGACGACCTCCGAGGTCGCCGGCTTGCCGAAATCATGACAGAGGACCGCGAGTCCGACGACCAGGTCCTCGCGCTCGTTGCCGGTCCGCTCGGCGGCGAACGCGTCCATCGACGCCAGTGTGTGCACCCACACGTCCCCCTCGGGATGGAACTCCGGGTCCTGTTCGCTGCCGATGAGCGCGTGAAGCTCAGGGTAGTAGACGGTCCAGCTGGAGGCCCTGAGGAACCGAAGTCCCCTCGATGGCCTGACACCCTCGACCACCAACTTCCGCCACTCGCCGAAGACCCTCTCCGGCGCGAGTCCCTCGGGCTCGATGGTCGCGCAGAGCTCGATCGTCTCGGCGGCGACCCTCAGGTCGAACCGCGCCGCGAACTGCATGGCGCGGAGAACCCTGAGCGGGTCCTCGACGAAGCGACCCGAGGTGTGTCGCAGAATGCCCCGCTTGAGGTCGCCCCGCCCGTCGAAGGGATCGACGATCTCGCCCGTGAGCGGGTCGAGCGCCATCGCGTTGATGGTGAAGTCGCGTCGCTGAGCCGCCTCGTAGACCGACATCTCCGGGTCGGAGTCAACGAGGAATCCCCGGTGGCCCCGACCGATCTTCGACTCCCTGCGCGGGATCGAAACGTCGATAGGAAGCCGCTTGATCTTGATGACGCCGAATGCCTCGCCGACCAGGTCGAGCTCGAACCGCTCCCCGAGCAGCTCGACGAGCCTCTCGGGTTCGATGCCGTAGACCTCGATATCGAGGTCGCAGGCGGGACGCCCCTTGAGCATGTCGCGCACGGACCCGCCGACGACGAGCGCGCGCCCGCCGGCCGACCGCACGAGCTCAGCGGTCGAGCGCAGCGCCCTCTCAAGCTGGGGATCTGTGAAGCGCATCTCGAGGTTCATCATCGCCTCACGTCAGGACTCGCGACGCATCGGCTGCGGACGAAGATACGTCAGCGTTCTCCAGAGCCACTCCATCGGGCCGAAGCGGAAACGCGCGAGCCAGACGTTGGAGAACCAGACCTGGAAGGCCCAGACGGCGAACACAATGAGGATCTGCACCCACCGCTCCACCTGACCGAAGAGCCCGAAGCCGTGGCCGTAGAAGAGCGTCGTCATGAGAACCGTCTGCATCAGGTAGTTCGTGAAGGCCATCCGACCGACGGGTTTCATCACACGCACGAATGCGCTCGCGGGTTTCGACCTGATGATGAGCATGACGAGACCGATGTACCCGAGCGCGACGAGGAGGCTCCCCCAGTAGTTGAACTGCGACCCGGCGAAGAAGGAGTACCTGAAGTCCCATCCGGCGGCGAAGTTCCTTGCGATGCCGATGGCGATAGTGGGATAACCGATCGCGAGCCCCAGCGCGGTCATCCATGCGTAGAAACGCCTTGTGCGTTCGGCCGACAGCACGCCCCACTTGAAGAGCGCCATCCCGACGAGCATCATCCCGCCGGTCCTCCATGAAAGGAAGGCCCAGAACGCGCTCGTCAGAACGCCGATGAACTCGTTGACGCGCGCCGACATCTGCTCGAGCCAGCCGCCCCCGTACGCCGCCGTTTCCTCGGCGATGAACTCCGCGCTCGGGTTCCAGAACATCATCATCTGCTGACCGCCCTGCTCGTACCAGTACGGGAGCGACCACTGGGCGAGGCCATAGAGCGCGGAGGAGACGCCCGTCACGAGGAGCCCCACGATGAGGAGAGTCCTCGGACTTCGACGCCAGAAGAGGAAGGCGACGATGCCGACGAGCGAGTACACGGTGAGGATGTCGCCGGCCCAGAGGAGGAATCCGTGCATGAGCCCGATAATGAAGAGCCACATGATGCGGCGGTAGTGAACGCCGGCGGGCTTGACGCCGCGAGAGGTCAACCGCTCGGCCAGAAGCACGATGCCGGCGCCGAAGAGCATGGAGAATATCGAGATGAACTTCGTGTCAGCGATCAGGTGACTCAGGATCCAGACCCATCGGTTGATGCCCGAGAGGTCGCCGTAGACCGACGGGTTGAAGTAGGCCGCGCCGACCATCGAGAAGCTCTGGATGTTCATGATGAGGATGCCGAGGATCGCGAACCCCCGAAGAACGTCGAGCGAGATGATCCGCTGTCCCGGCACGACGGGAGCGGGCATGTACCCGCCCGTGCCGGCCTCGGCTCCGTGTGCGAGCTGTTCGCCGCCGTGTTCCAAACGACCCCCCGTCCGGCGGCTAGGCCGCCGCGATCTCCGAAGCCAGACGCTTTGCGGTCTCCATGCCTTTCTCTCCCAGCTCCTCCGGCGTCGTGCAGAGCGGGACAATGTAGGTCCCGAGGCTCCTGGCCTTGCCGTAGTCCGCGAAACGCTGGAACACAGTCTGGACGGCGTCGGCGTTATCCTCCTC
This region includes:
- a CDS encoding HD domain-containing protein, producing MMNLEMRFTDPQLERALRSTAELVRSAGGRALVVGGSVRDMLKGRPACDLDIEVYGIEPERLVELLGERFELDLVGEAFGVIKIKRLPIDVSIPRRESKIGRGHRGFLVDSDPEMSVYEAAQRRDFTINAMALDPLTGEIVDPFDGRGDLKRGILRHTSGRFVEDPLRVLRAMQFAARFDLRVAAETIELCATIEPEGLAPERVFGEWRKLVVEGVRPSRGLRFLRASSWTVYYPELHALIGSEQDPEFHPEGDVWVHTLASMDAFAAERTGNEREDLVVGLAVLCHDFGKPATSEVVDDRIRSFGHEEAGERPTRALLSRMTRERDLIEEVVALVVEHMKVQALYDASASDRAIRRLARRVGRIDRLVRVARADRLGCAKGPRGEFPAGDWLLERAEDLEVRDAAPKPIVRGRHLIEMGYSPGPLFGEILDVCYEAQLDGKISTLAEGRAFALRLLEELLGDPGAEGYGHSV
- a CDS encoding DUF418 domain-containing protein, encoding MEHGGEQLAHGAEAGTGGYMPAPVVPGQRIISLDVLRGFAILGILIMNIQSFSMVGAAYFNPSVYGDLSGINRWVWILSHLIADTKFISIFSMLFGAGIVLLAERLTSRGVKPAGVHYRRIMWLFIIGLMHGFLLWAGDILTVYSLVGIVAFLFWRRSPRTLLIVGLLVTGVSSALYGLAQWSLPYWYEQGGQQMMMFWNPSAEFIAEETAAYGGGWLEQMSARVNEFIGVLTSAFWAFLSWRTGGMMLVGMALFKWGVLSAERTRRFYAWMTALGLAIGYPTIAIGIARNFAAGWDFRYSFFAGSQFNYWGSLLVALGYIGLVMLIIRSKPASAFVRVMKPVGRMAFTNYLMQTVLMTTLFYGHGFGLFGQVERWVQILIVFAVWAFQVWFSNVWLARFRFGPMEWLWRTLTYLRPQPMRRES